The following are from one region of the Gossypium hirsutum isolate 1008001.06 chromosome D03, Gossypium_hirsutum_v2.1, whole genome shotgun sequence genome:
- the LOC107950496 gene encoding transcription factor bHLH93 isoform X1, translating into MFSWFPWISSLRHFLKQIVCVSEREREKMELSQHGFLEELMAAAPRRDSWTTFSNGVTEFFPNGWNFESFDATPPNLAFLGFSTTTTDEIENPSFECPFSDQPYPFGDGFSVSEMDASTSPFPPAHEDYPSMVDDEDQLGLLTTDHHHQQQHSLEETKHSCKVEMEQTINNIQGFNMGLFVEKKTKAKRLEGQPSKNLMAERRRRKRLNDRLSMLRSIVPKISKMDRTSILGDTIDYMKELLEKVNKLKEDKTKLGSNHLSLMNNMKELKPNEMLVRNSPKFDVERRETDTRIDIQCATKPGLLLSTVNTLEALGLEIQECVISCFNDFSMQASCSEVAEQRTLMSTEDIKQALFRNAGYGGTCL; encoded by the exons ATGTTTTCATGGTTTCCTTGGATTAGTTCATTGAGACATTTTTTAAAACAGATAGTGTGTGTGAgtgagagagaaagagaaaaaatggAGCTCTCACAGCATGGTTTCTTAGAGGAGTTAATGGCTGCTGCTCCAAGAAGGGACAGTTGGACCACTTTTTCAAATGGGGTGACCGAGTTCTTCCCTAATGGATGGAACTTCGAATCTTTTGATGCTACACCACCAAATCTTGCCTTCTTAGGGTTCTCTACAACAACAACTGATGAAATTGAAAACCCAAGCTTTGAATGTCCTTTTAGTGACCAACCTTACCCTTTTGGTGATGGGTTTTCAGTATCAGAGATGGATGCTTCAACTTCACCTTTCCCACCTGCTCATGAAGATTACCCATCAATggttgatgatgaagatcagcTTGGCCTTCTCACCACTGACCACCATCATCAGCAGCAGCACAGCTTGGAAGAAACGAAGCATAGTTGCAAAGTTGAAATGGAGCAAACTATCAACAACATTCAAGGTTTCAACATGGGCTTGTTTGTAGAGAAAAAGACTAAAGCCAAGAGATTAGAAGGTCAACCCTCAAAGAATCTAATGGCtgaaaggaggaggaggaagagaTTAAATGACAGGCTTTCAATGCTCAGATCAATAGTCCCCAAGATCAGCAAG ATGGATAGAACATCTATACTTGGAGATACCATAGATTACATGAAAGAGCTTTTAGAAAAGGTCAATAAACTCAAGGAAGATAAAACAAAACTGGGTTCAAATCATTTAAGCCTAATGAACAACATGAAAGAGTTAAAACCAAATGAAATGTTGGTGAGGAACTCCCCCAAG TTTGATGTAGAGAGGAGAGAGACCGATACTCGAATCGATATCCAGTGTGCAACCAAACCAGGACTACTATTATCTACTGTGAACACATTGGAAGCACTAGGCCTTGAGATTCAAGAATGTGTTATAAGTTGCTTCAATGATTTCTCAATGCAAGCTTCTTGTTCAGAG GTTGCAGAACAGAGGACATTGATGAGTACTGAAGACATAAAGCAAGCATTATTCAGAAATGCAGGCTATGGAGGAACATGTCTATAG
- the LOC107950496 gene encoding transcription factor bHLH93 isoform X2, with the protein MFSWFPWISSLRHFLKQIVCVSEREREKMELSQHGFLEELMAAAPRRDSWTTFSNGVTEFFPNGWNFESFDATPPNLAFLGFSTTTTDEIENPSFECPFSDQPYPFGDGFSVSEMDASTSPFPPAHEDYPSMVDDEDQLGLLTTDHHHQQQHSLEETKHSCKVEMEQTINNIQGFNMGLFVEKKTKAKRLEGQPSKNLMAERRRRKRLNDRLSMLRSIVPKISKMDRTSILGDTIDYMKELLEKVNKLKEDKTKLGSNHLSLMNNMKELKPNEMLVRNSPKFDVERRETDTRIDIQCATKPGLLLSTVNTLEALGLEIQECVISCFNDFSMQASCSENRGH; encoded by the exons ATGTTTTCATGGTTTCCTTGGATTAGTTCATTGAGACATTTTTTAAAACAGATAGTGTGTGTGAgtgagagagaaagagaaaaaatggAGCTCTCACAGCATGGTTTCTTAGAGGAGTTAATGGCTGCTGCTCCAAGAAGGGACAGTTGGACCACTTTTTCAAATGGGGTGACCGAGTTCTTCCCTAATGGATGGAACTTCGAATCTTTTGATGCTACACCACCAAATCTTGCCTTCTTAGGGTTCTCTACAACAACAACTGATGAAATTGAAAACCCAAGCTTTGAATGTCCTTTTAGTGACCAACCTTACCCTTTTGGTGATGGGTTTTCAGTATCAGAGATGGATGCTTCAACTTCACCTTTCCCACCTGCTCATGAAGATTACCCATCAATggttgatgatgaagatcagcTTGGCCTTCTCACCACTGACCACCATCATCAGCAGCAGCACAGCTTGGAAGAAACGAAGCATAGTTGCAAAGTTGAAATGGAGCAAACTATCAACAACATTCAAGGTTTCAACATGGGCTTGTTTGTAGAGAAAAAGACTAAAGCCAAGAGATTAGAAGGTCAACCCTCAAAGAATCTAATGGCtgaaaggaggaggaggaagagaTTAAATGACAGGCTTTCAATGCTCAGATCAATAGTCCCCAAGATCAGCAAG ATGGATAGAACATCTATACTTGGAGATACCATAGATTACATGAAAGAGCTTTTAGAAAAGGTCAATAAACTCAAGGAAGATAAAACAAAACTGGGTTCAAATCATTTAAGCCTAATGAACAACATGAAAGAGTTAAAACCAAATGAAATGTTGGTGAGGAACTCCCCCAAG TTTGATGTAGAGAGGAGAGAGACCGATACTCGAATCGATATCCAGTGTGCAACCAAACCAGGACTACTATTATCTACTGTGAACACATTGGAAGCACTAGGCCTTGAGATTCAAGAATGTGTTATAAGTTGCTTCAATGATTTCTCAATGCAAGCTTCTTGTTCAGAG AACAGAGGACATTGA